From Paenibacillus graminis, a single genomic window includes:
- a CDS encoding sporulation histidine kinase inhibitor Sda — translation MVELSDEMLLDSYHRAIELQLEHDFIALLLAEIRKRNLHSPVHAVLH, via the coding sequence ATGGTTGAATTGTCGGATGAGATGCTCTTGGACTCTTACCATAGAGCAATAGAACTGCAATTAGAGCATGATTTCATCGCTCTTCTGCTCGCTGAAATTCGCAAACGGAACTTACACTCTCCAGTTCATGCGGTTCTGCACTAG
- a CDS encoding YheC/YheD family protein: MAGRQLASKWLKTEALLSDPRIAGYIPGTMEYSAAGLLRMLGKYGTVVIKPIVGGGGFGVIKVFRNSRGYGFTHMHSTRMYRNFSSMKRSLDLFKVKRKYLMQQGISLARIDGRPIDYRVKVVKNGTHWEFRSMVGRVARPGLFVTNLCKGGTMLSCREGLRRSLPRVRTSAKKAEMRRLTLICIELLERHFPGIGELGFDYAVDLRGKIWILEVNTRPK, translated from the coding sequence ATGGCGGGAAGACAACTGGCCAGCAAGTGGCTGAAAACCGAGGCGCTGCTCAGCGATCCGCGGATTGCCGGTTACATTCCGGGAACGATGGAATATAGCGCTGCTGGGTTGTTACGGATGCTGGGGAAATACGGAACGGTTGTTATAAAACCTATTGTTGGCGGTGGCGGTTTTGGGGTGATCAAAGTGTTCCGGAACAGCCGGGGATACGGCTTCACACATATGCACAGTACAAGAATGTACCGGAATTTCTCCTCCATGAAGCGCTCACTCGACTTATTTAAGGTCAAACGGAAATATCTAATGCAGCAGGGGATCTCCCTGGCCCGGATTGACGGACGCCCGATAGATTACCGGGTCAAGGTGGTGAAGAACGGAACACATTGGGAATTTCGTTCGATGGTGGGAAGAGTGGCGCGTCCGGGACTGTTTGTGACAAATCTCTGCAAAGGCGGAACGATGCTGAGCTGCCGTGAGGGACTGAGAAGATCATTGCCGCGGGTCAGGACTTCTGCCAAAAAAGCAGAGATGCGGCGCTTGACCCTAATCTGCATAGAACTGCTGGAACGGCATTTTCCGGGCATTGGTGAGCTAGGCTTTGATTATGCTGTGGACCTCCGGGGGAAGATCTGGATTTTGGAGGTTAATACACGCCCGAAGTGA
- a CDS encoding erythromycin esterase family protein → MKKKMGIAIVASMITLTSFTGGAYAASTAKVSATAPYNTYQIAEQIKWLEEHAMPLKTTDPTASLNDLGPLKDMIGSATIVGLGEAMHGAHEVFTMKHRIVNYLVLGMGFKALVLEEGWDRALGLDRYVLTGKGDPSQYLSPAFNTKEIIDLLQWIRQYNADLKHKSKIRIIGMDIQTVNENVYNNIIEYVKKHNPKLATLLEKKMEGLIPVTKDIDTFGSLKKEKKKQYVSDAKQISIILEQNKSKLNGKSQEFAWIRQNARIIEQFTTMAASYPDSPKDFYLKHDIAMYENAKWTEEHVGKTIVWGHNGHVSKTNMIPFVYPKVAGQYLAEHYGKRYVSIGTSVYEGRYNVYNSNQEFGPYGTLKSDDPNSYNYNFGQVNYDQFFVDLRKASGVTKTWLNEQHPIYAGITTEGPDIPKTVDVSLGKTFDIIVQIQKVNPSQLNR, encoded by the coding sequence ATGAAAAAGAAAATGGGTATCGCAATTGTTGCTTCTATGATCACTCTAACTAGTTTTACAGGAGGTGCTTATGCAGCTTCGACAGCAAAAGTTTCTGCTACAGCTCCATACAACACATATCAAATAGCCGAACAGATAAAATGGTTAGAAGAGCATGCAATGCCATTAAAAACAACGGATCCAACAGCATCTCTTAATGATTTAGGTCCGCTTAAGGATATGATAGGATCAGCTACAATTGTTGGATTAGGCGAAGCGATGCATGGAGCTCATGAGGTTTTTACGATGAAACACCGCATTGTGAATTATTTGGTCCTTGGAATGGGCTTTAAGGCCTTAGTGTTAGAAGAGGGATGGGACAGAGCATTGGGACTTGATCGCTATGTTCTTACGGGTAAAGGGGACCCGAGCCAATATCTATCGCCTGCATTTAACACGAAAGAAATCATAGATCTACTTCAATGGATACGCCAATATAATGCTGATCTAAAACATAAATCCAAAATACGGATCATCGGGATGGATATACAAACCGTCAACGAGAATGTTTATAACAATATCATAGAGTATGTAAAGAAACATAATCCAAAACTTGCAACTCTTCTTGAAAAAAAGATGGAAGGCCTTATTCCTGTAACAAAGGATATAGATACCTTTGGCAGCCTTAAGAAAGAAAAGAAAAAACAATATGTTTCAGATGCGAAACAAATCAGCATTATATTAGAACAAAATAAAAGTAAGCTGAATGGAAAATCCCAAGAGTTTGCATGGATCAGACAAAATGCCCGTATTATTGAGCAATTTACGACAATGGCAGCTTCATACCCTGATAGCCCGAAGGACTTTTATCTGAAACATGATATAGCCATGTATGAAAATGCGAAGTGGACAGAAGAACACGTAGGCAAAACAATCGTGTGGGGCCATAACGGACACGTTTCGAAAACGAATATGATCCCTTTCGTATACCCTAAAGTAGCTGGGCAGTATTTAGCAGAACATTACGGGAAACGGTATGTATCCATTGGAACATCTGTCTATGAGGGACGTTACAATGTGTATAACAGTAACCAAGAATTTGGGCCCTATGGAACATTAAAATCAGATGACCCGAATAGTTATAACTATAATTTTGGACAAGTCAATTACGACCAGTTTTTTGTTGATTTGCGTAAGGCAAGCGGAGTGACAAAAACTTGGCTAAACGAGCAACATCCCATTTACGCTGGAATAACTACCGAAGGACCAGACATCCCCAAAACTGTTGATGTATCATTGGGTAAAACATTTGACATCATTGTGCAAATTCAGAAAGTGAATCCATCTCAACTGAATCGATAA
- a CDS encoding GNAT family N-acetyltransferase, translated as MQLQTARLIIREFTYEDMDAVHAYASDPLVAKYMIWGPNSKEETRSYIGLTLEWQSQIPRKDFEFAVVLKETDQLIGGCGIHISEPGQGEIGYCFNPLFWRQGYTSEAAASLLEFGFEELNLHRIYATCRPENVGSAKVMQKLGMVYEGHLREHMWHKGRWHDSYQYSILKPEYERVKRLERTL; from the coding sequence ATGCAGCTTCAAACAGCGCGCCTAATCATTCGAGAGTTTACTTATGAAGATATGGATGCTGTGCATGCATATGCTTCTGACCCTCTGGTAGCCAAGTATATGATATGGGGGCCGAACTCGAAAGAGGAAACAAGAAGTTATATCGGTCTGACCTTGGAATGGCAGAGCCAGATTCCGCGGAAGGATTTTGAGTTTGCCGTAGTTCTGAAAGAGACGGATCAACTGATCGGCGGCTGTGGCATTCACATCAGTGAACCGGGGCAAGGAGAAATCGGCTATTGCTTCAATCCGCTGTTTTGGAGACAGGGATATACCTCAGAGGCTGCTGCCTCATTGCTTGAATTCGGATTTGAGGAATTGAATCTACACCGCATATACGCGACCTGCCGACCGGAGAACGTGGGCTCAGCCAAAGTCATGCAAAAGCTCGGCATGGTCTACGAAGGGCATTTGCGGGAGCATATGTGGCATAAGGGAAGATGGCATGATTCTTACCAGTATTCGATTTTGAAGCCGGAATATGAGCGGGTAAAAAGGCTGGAACGAACTCTATAA
- a CDS encoding DUF6933 domain-containing protein produces MITIALTKKLFELSALVEEQDDAEDELYKWHANVFRMSNKNNVIFMNNQTRYSFILFGVKKLHFRNINQLFVNSLIENLQADNIPDSKITEYVSQSNEIKFTKTSNRSVLGSMTDMVKMTGILVLHYPTQTMNSIVLNQKNNHSPLVKLNSYPEQLMKEALGLQ; encoded by the coding sequence TTGATTACTATAGCCTTGACGAAGAAACTGTTTGAACTTAGCGCTTTGGTAGAAGAACAGGACGATGCAGAGGATGAATTATATAAGTGGCATGCTAATGTCTTTCGAATGTCCAACAAGAATAATGTGATTTTTATGAACAATCAGACGCGGTATAGCTTTATTTTATTTGGCGTAAAAAAGCTGCATTTCAGAAATATTAACCAGCTTTTCGTCAATTCTCTAATTGAAAACCTGCAAGCCGATAATATTCCGGATTCAAAAATTACGGAATACGTGAGTCAATCAAATGAAATCAAATTCACCAAAACCAGTAACCGGAGTGTCCTGGGTTCAATGACAGATATGGTCAAGATGACAGGAATTCTGGTGTTACATTATCCCACTCAAACCATGAATAGTATAGTGCTTAATCAAAAAAACAATCATTCTCCCTTGGTAAAATTAAATAGCTACCCCGAACAATTGATGAAAGAGGCATTGGGTCTGCAATAG
- a CDS encoding HesB/IscA family protein, which yields MITISEAAAGQLKTMLAEQEIPNMFLRLGVTEGGCSGFSYAMGFDDNETDQDVYMDVQGMKVVVSKDDIRYLNGLEIDFEESGMTGGFTINNPNATATCGCGSSFRTKEDAGKPAAEPC from the coding sequence ATGATTACAATCAGTGAAGCAGCAGCAGGACAACTCAAGACCATGCTGGCTGAACAGGAAATCCCGAACATGTTCCTTCGTCTTGGTGTAACTGAGGGCGGCTGCAGCGGCTTCTCCTACGCCATGGGCTTCGACGACAATGAGACGGACCAGGACGTCTATATGGATGTGCAGGGTATGAAGGTTGTCGTTAGCAAGGATGATATCCGTTACCTGAACGGTCTGGAGATCGACTTCGAGGAATCCGGCATGACCGGCGGCTTCACCATCAACAACCCGAACGCCACCGCCACCTGCGGCTGCGGATCGTCGTTCCGTACGAAGGAAGATGCGGGCAAGCCTGCGGCTGAGCCATGCTGA
- the mqnE gene encoding aminofutalosine synthase MqnE, whose translation MSTLITPQTDARMANIIDKVRGGERLNLEDGVYLYGSNDLLTIGQLANEVNQRKNGNKVYFIENMSLYFTNVCEAHCAFCNFRKDDGEEGAYTLSGQEMVDYVKQHIHPGVREFHIVGGHNDKVPFQYYVDSLKALNEAFPQVTLKAYTAAEIDFFTRISGLSIREVLEELRAAGLQSLTGGGAEILSDQYRKKMRVNKANVEEYLEVHRTAHQLGMKTHTTMLYGSIESHEDRVRHMLQIRDLQDETNGFMVFIPLSMQPKNKNAGIMRRNSAYEDLKTIAISRLMLDNFDHIKAYFINIGAQLTQVALSFGASDVHGTILKERISHAAGALTPEGLTREELIWLVKGAGKVPVERDTFYNEIKVYE comes from the coding sequence ATGTCTACTCTTATAACACCCCAGACCGATGCCAGAATGGCGAACATTATCGACAAGGTTCGCGGCGGAGAAAGATTAAATTTGGAAGATGGCGTTTATTTATATGGAAGCAACGATTTGCTTACCATCGGCCAGCTGGCCAATGAGGTTAACCAGCGGAAGAACGGCAACAAGGTATATTTTATCGAAAATATGAGCCTATATTTCACCAATGTCTGCGAAGCACACTGCGCATTCTGCAATTTCCGCAAGGATGACGGTGAAGAAGGCGCCTATACCCTTTCCGGTCAGGAAATGGTGGATTATGTCAAACAGCATATCCATCCCGGGGTACGCGAGTTCCATATTGTCGGCGGCCATAATGATAAGGTGCCCTTTCAATATTATGTTGATTCGCTCAAAGCCTTGAACGAAGCGTTCCCGCAGGTGACCTTGAAGGCATATACAGCCGCAGAGATTGATTTCTTCACACGAATCAGCGGACTCAGCATCCGCGAGGTGCTGGAGGAACTGCGTGCTGCCGGACTTCAGTCTCTTACGGGCGGCGGAGCAGAGATTCTGTCCGACCAATACCGCAAAAAAATGCGTGTTAACAAAGCCAATGTAGAGGAATATCTGGAGGTTCACCGGACCGCACACCAGCTCGGGATGAAGACTCATACCACGATGCTGTACGGATCGATTGAATCGCATGAGGACCGCGTGCGCCATATGCTGCAGATCCGCGACCTGCAGGATGAAACAAACGGTTTCATGGTGTTCATCCCTTTGTCTATGCAGCCCAAGAATAAGAATGCCGGCATTATGCGCCGCAACTCGGCTTATGAGGACCTCAAGACGATTGCAATCAGCCGGTTAATGCTGGATAACTTCGACCATATCAAGGCTTACTTCATTAATATCGGGGCACAGCTCACCCAGGTCGCACTCAGCTTTGGTGCTTCGGATGTGCACGGGACAATTCTGAAGGAACGCATCAGCCATGCAGCCGGAGCCTTGACTCCAGAGGGATTGACCCGTGAAGAGCTGATCTGGCTGGTAAAAGGTGCCGGGAAAGTTCCGGTAGAGCGGGACACTTTCTATAATGAAATTAAGGTATACGAATAA
- a CDS encoding NAD(P)/FAD-dependent oxidoreductase, producing MRTLLVLGGGYGGLALIQKLLDNHLPHDVEIVLIDRMPYQGIKTEYYALAAGTVTDFHLRIQFPLHPRLTVRYGEVGSIDLESRMIFLNTGEPISYDILAIALGCTDNYHNIPGAEEHTCSIQSFSGTRETYRRLNDVKPYGTVNIVGGGLSGVEIAAELRESRPDLNISILDRGERVLSSFPAKLSQYVEEWFSEHHVETLGHISVSHVEKDAIFNGTQAIPGDVTVWTAGIQPVQVVQQLELPKDRSGRIIVGPYYNVADYPEVYVIGDCASLPFAPSAQAAGAQGEQVAQVIQALWRDETPKLHKIKLKGTLGSLGKNAGFGLMGRRSVMGRVPRLLKSGVLWMSKRHFG from the coding sequence ATGAGAACATTACTCGTCTTGGGCGGCGGCTACGGCGGCCTTGCCCTCATTCAGAAATTACTCGACAACCATCTCCCCCATGATGTGGAAATTGTTTTGATTGACCGGATGCCTTACCAGGGAATCAAGACGGAATACTACGCCCTGGCTGCGGGTACCGTCACCGATTTCCATTTGCGCATCCAGTTCCCGTTACATCCCCGTCTCACGGTACGTTATGGCGAAGTAGGTTCCATAGATCTGGAGAGCCGGATGATATTTCTGAATACGGGAGAACCGATATCTTACGACATTTTGGCTATTGCACTGGGCTGCACAGATAATTATCACAATATTCCAGGCGCAGAAGAGCATACCTGCAGCATTCAGAGCTTCTCGGGTACACGCGAGACTTACCGGCGTCTGAATGATGTGAAGCCTTACGGAACCGTTAACATTGTGGGCGGGGGACTTAGCGGAGTGGAGATTGCTGCAGAGCTGCGGGAAAGCCGGCCGGATCTCAATATCTCTATTCTGGACCGTGGGGAACGTGTACTTTCCTCATTTCCGGCGAAGCTGTCGCAGTATGTGGAGGAGTGGTTCAGTGAGCACCACGTGGAGACGCTGGGGCATATTTCCGTATCTCATGTCGAAAAGGATGCCATCTTCAATGGCACCCAGGCTATTCCAGGTGATGTAACCGTATGGACCGCAGGCATCCAGCCGGTGCAGGTCGTGCAGCAGCTTGAACTGCCGAAAGACCGGAGCGGACGAATTATTGTAGGGCCTTACTATAATGTGGCCGATTATCCGGAGGTCTATGTGATTGGTGACTGTGCCAGCCTACCTTTCGCGCCAAGCGCACAGGCGGCCGGGGCGCAGGGTGAACAGGTGGCGCAGGTCATTCAAGCCCTGTGGCGTGATGAAACACCAAAGCTGCACAAGATCAAGCTGAAGGGCACCCTTGGCTCTCTAGGCAAAAATGCCGGTTTTGGCTTGATGGGCCGCCGCTCTGTCATGGGGCGGGTTCCCCGCCTGCTGAAAAGCGGTGTGCTCTGGATGTCCAAACGGCATTTTGGCTAG
- a CDS encoding YuzB family protein, with protein MRPLIEFCASNIGHGTEPLKRKLELNPEYDVIEYGCLNNCGQCYLQPFAMLDGEIIEAETPEELEAAIEAAIKEQEAWDNLEID; from the coding sequence ATGAGACCACTTATTGAATTTTGTGCCAGCAATATCGGACACGGTACTGAACCGCTCAAGCGCAAGCTGGAACTCAATCCCGAATATGATGTCATTGAATATGGCTGCCTGAACAATTGCGGACAATGCTATCTGCAGCCGTTCGCCATGCTTGACGGTGAGATCATTGAAGCCGAAACACCGGAGGAGCTTGAAGCGGCTATAGAGGCTGCAATAAAAGAACAAGAAGCCTGGGACAACCTTGAGATCGACTAA
- a CDS encoding NifU family protein: MSENAQSTTMYDEVLEVLDKLRPFLQRDGGDVELIDVEDGIVKLKLMGACGSCPSSTITLKAGIERALLEEVEGVEEVIQVF, from the coding sequence ATGAGTGAGAATGCACAAAGCACCACCATGTATGATGAAGTACTGGAAGTGCTCGATAAGCTTCGTCCGTTCCTGCAGCGCGATGGCGGCGACGTTGAACTGATCGATGTTGAAGACGGCATTGTTAAGCTGAAGCTTATGGGTGCCTGCGGCAGCTGCCCAAGCTCCACGATCACGCTCAAAGCCGGGATCGAACGCGCCCTCCTTGAAGAAGTAGAAGGCGTGGAAGAAGTTATTCAAGTATTCTAA
- a CDS encoding MetQ/NlpA family ABC transporter substrate-binding protein, which translates to MKKVLLTFFSLTLVLVLAACGNNNKTNNAANSAATNAPAADTSAEPTTEPAAEPVTLVVGASPKPHAEILKAIAPLLEKQGIKLEIKEFTDYILPNTQLAEKELDANFFQHKPYLDDQNKQNGTELVPVTAVHVEPFGAYSKKIKSIDELADGAKVAIPNDATNGGRALILLAKNGLIKLKDDTNITSTTADITENPKNLKIVELEAAMLPRQLDEVDLALINTNYALEAKLVPTKDALFIEGTDSPYANLLVARPDNKDSDAIQKLAAALTSPEAKAFIEKEYQGSIIPAF; encoded by the coding sequence ATGAAAAAAGTATTGCTCACATTCTTCAGTTTAACCTTGGTATTGGTGCTGGCAGCTTGCGGCAACAACAATAAAACAAATAACGCTGCGAATTCTGCGGCTACCAACGCTCCGGCTGCGGATACCTCCGCAGAGCCCACAACCGAACCTGCTGCAGAACCGGTAACTCTGGTGGTTGGCGCGTCGCCAAAACCGCATGCGGAAATTCTGAAGGCGATTGCTCCGCTTCTGGAGAAACAGGGCATCAAGCTGGAAATCAAGGAATTTACTGACTACATTCTGCCAAACACGCAGCTGGCTGAGAAAGAGCTGGATGCGAACTTCTTCCAGCACAAGCCTTATCTGGATGATCAGAATAAACAGAATGGCACGGAGCTGGTACCTGTAACGGCAGTTCACGTAGAACCTTTCGGTGCTTACTCCAAAAAAATCAAATCGATCGACGAACTGGCTGACGGTGCAAAAGTAGCGATTCCGAACGATGCCACCAACGGCGGCCGTGCGCTGATCCTGCTGGCCAAAAATGGCCTGATTAAGCTTAAGGACGATACAAATATTACCTCTACTACAGCCGATATTACTGAGAACCCTAAGAATCTCAAAATTGTAGAGCTTGAAGCCGCCATGCTGCCCCGCCAGCTGGATGAAGTAGATCTTGCCCTGATCAATACCAACTATGCCCTGGAAGCGAAGCTGGTTCCAACCAAGGACGCTCTGTTCATCGAAGGAACCGATTCTCCTTACGCCAATCTGCTGGTAGCGCGTCCTGACAATAAGGACTCCGATGCCATTCAGAAGCTGGCTGCAGCTCTGACTTCCCCGGAAGCCAAAGCCTTTATTGAAAAGGAATACCAAGGCTCGATCATTCCGGCATTTTAA
- a CDS encoding methionine ABC transporter permease, which yields MGGLNFNEINWEEMLDAGIATLRMLAYSGIYTIILGLPLGIVLYLWGRSNNFLIRSIYSVLSFVVNILRSVPFIILMVALIPLSKSIMGTSIGVLGTIPALVIGAAPFFARLVETALREVDRGVIEAAQGMGASTGQIVWRVLLPEARPGLLAGVTITIVTLVSYTAMSGMIGGGGLGDLAIRYGYYRYQKEVMIIAVALMVILVQLLQMAGDRLVQHFTRK from the coding sequence ATGGGCGGATTGAACTTTAACGAGATTAACTGGGAAGAAATGCTGGATGCGGGCATAGCTACGCTTCGAATGTTGGCTTATTCCGGAATTTATACAATTATTCTTGGTTTACCACTCGGAATTGTGTTATATTTATGGGGCAGATCAAATAATTTCTTAATCAGGTCAATTTACTCGGTATTATCGTTCGTTGTAAATATCCTGCGGTCTGTGCCTTTTATTATCCTGATGGTCGCCTTGATTCCTCTGAGCAAGTCCATTATGGGGACTTCAATTGGCGTATTGGGGACGATTCCGGCGCTGGTTATCGGCGCGGCTCCGTTTTTTGCCAGATTAGTGGAGACGGCACTGCGCGAGGTTGACCGGGGCGTGATCGAAGCGGCACAAGGAATGGGAGCCTCCACTGGCCAAATCGTCTGGCGTGTGCTTTTGCCCGAGGCCCGTCCAGGTTTACTGGCCGGAGTGACGATTACGATTGTTACCTTGGTCTCTTATACAGCGATGTCAGGAATGATCGGCGGCGGAGGCTTGGGAGATCTGGCGATCCGGTACGGCTATTACCGTTATCAGAAGGAAGTTATGATTATCGCAGTGGCACTGATGGTTATTCTGGTGCAGCTGCTGCAAATGGCCGGCGACCGGCTGGTACAACATTTTACCCGGAAATAA
- a CDS encoding methionine ABC transporter ATP-binding protein — protein MIELKGLTKVYGKGSKAAMALSGLNLSIKKGEIFGVIGHSGAGKSTLIRCINLLERPTEGEVWVDGVELTSLSQGQLQEQRRKIGMIFQHFNLLSSATVYDNIAFPLRLAGMPKAQIERKVLELLALVGLEEHSRKYPAQLSGGQKQRVGVARALASDPDVLLCDEATSALDPQTTDSILRLLLDINREFHLTIVLITHEMHVIQSICDRVAVIHGGGIVEQGEVADVFLKPQHEVTKDFIRSENQHEGPLRAALEAVHDKYSKSVKITFLGQKTYESTLSHVVRGTGVDFAILQGTISTIKDVPYGQLLVRFEGSTQAVEATLAELAAQGLDVEVFA, from the coding sequence TTGATAGAGCTGAAAGGTTTGACCAAAGTATACGGAAAAGGCAGCAAAGCTGCAATGGCGCTCTCCGGTCTTAACCTGTCGATTAAAAAGGGCGAGATCTTTGGGGTGATTGGCCACTCCGGCGCCGGCAAAAGCACACTAATCCGTTGTATTAATCTGCTGGAACGCCCTACGGAAGGCGAGGTCTGGGTCGATGGAGTGGAATTAACCTCACTGAGCCAGGGGCAGCTGCAGGAGCAGCGCCGCAAGATCGGCATGATCTTTCAGCATTTTAATTTGTTGTCTTCTGCGACGGTCTACGATAATATTGCTTTTCCGCTAAGGCTGGCTGGCATGCCAAAGGCGCAGATTGAACGCAAGGTGCTGGAGCTGCTGGCGCTTGTAGGGCTGGAAGAGCACAGCCGCAAATATCCGGCACAGCTTTCCGGCGGCCAGAAGCAGCGTGTGGGTGTAGCCCGGGCGCTGGCCAGCGATCCCGATGTGCTGCTCTGCGATGAAGCTACCTCGGCGCTGGACCCGCAGACAACCGATTCCATTCTCAGGCTGCTGCTGGACATTAACCGGGAGTTTCATCTGACCATTGTGCTCATTACCCACGAAATGCATGTGATTCAGAGCATTTGCGACCGGGTAGCGGTGATACATGGCGGGGGCATCGTGGAGCAAGGGGAAGTGGCAGATGTTTTCCTGAAGCCTCAGCATGAAGTGACGAAGGATTTCATCCGCAGTGAAAATCAGCATGAAGGGCCACTCCGTGCTGCACTGGAGGCAGTACATGATAAGTACAGCAAATCCGTCAAAATTACCTTTCTTGGACAAAAGACATATGAATCTACTCTATCCCATGTGGTTCGTGGAACAGGTGTAGACTTTGCCATCCTCCAGGGAACGATTTCAACGATCAAAGATGTGCCTTACGGCCAGCTGCTTGTACGCTTTGAAGGAAGTACCCAAGCAGTCGAAGCGACCCTTGCCGAACTGGCGGCACAAGGTCTTGATGTGGAGGTGTTTGCCTAA
- a CDS encoding Cthe_2314 family HEPN domain-containing protein — translation MLRILLGEPPRENSGVLAEAIDNMAKVASMLRREMNTHEDLDHEYRKLEIWTRGLISSLDELEQSWFAAAFFRKSVVAGYMDDMSPKEQGEYARYVYFYKNGFIRVFSLLDKLGTVLNSLYDLNTSKVKVHFSYFTVLRQFQLLEKHTALAGELEMIKNSYREPLENLRKRRNAEIHYMNAEMQDDLWQRHQGLHDKIRLEDLDSHLEDLKQSLEMVCKSLAASFRYSNEQWHKSKIAANIRSGHHPQ, via the coding sequence ATGCTGCGGATATTACTCGGAGAACCGCCCCGCGAGAACAGTGGTGTGCTGGCTGAAGCCATAGATAATATGGCGAAGGTGGCATCCATGCTGCGCAGGGAGATGAATACCCATGAAGACCTTGATCATGAATACCGCAAGCTGGAAATCTGGACCCGCGGGCTGATCTCTTCCTTGGACGAGCTGGAGCAAAGCTGGTTTGCGGCTGCCTTCTTCCGCAAATCCGTTGTAGCGGGCTATATGGATGATATGTCTCCTAAGGAGCAGGGTGAATACGCGCGTTATGTTTATTTTTATAAAAATGGCTTCATTCGTGTATTCTCACTGCTGGACAAGCTGGGTACGGTTCTTAACAGTCTGTATGACCTGAATACCAGCAAAGTCAAAGTCCATTTCTCCTATTTCACTGTATTGCGCCAGTTTCAGCTTCTTGAGAAGCATACAGCCCTCGCCGGCGAACTGGAGATGATTAAGAACTCCTACCGTGAACCGCTCGAAAATCTGCGCAAGCGCCGCAACGCCGAGATTCATTACATGAACGCCGAAATGCAGGATGATCTGTGGCAGCGGCATCAGGGCCTCCATGACAAAATTAGGCTTGAGGATCTGGACAGTCATCTGGAGGATCTGAAGCAGAGTCTGGAAATGGTCTGCAAATCCTTGGCAGCTTCATTCAGGTACAGCAATGAGCAGTGGCACAAGAGCAAAATTGCTGCAAACATAAGATCCGGCCATCATCCTCAGTAA